One stretch of Clavelina lepadiformis chromosome 6, kaClaLepa1.1, whole genome shotgun sequence DNA includes these proteins:
- the LOC143463096 gene encoding ubiquitin thioesterase otulin-like, giving the protein MEAGDVDNCKYVNILGKKLRVIQCTLNCMTQEAAVITPSTNSQAQEENDDMDDASKEAFLRQMSTTNEPDVDIYTASGSNSNTVPSNNNQTPPQNNENLSQENRNREEEVDSGNEEGPEDANEGVDGVSSSTNEAITSEEELEATDVEDAVNLALTIDEDLPQFVFDYEVETEEFNSGPQEVMGAALSVPDSNNLSEATAANPKENTMHEPAETEEENTTRPDDMALAPAPSQDETVGQSFPSELDQMPTDALVSLSSKLDILAYAKSEWKGTTFTAKCLRRGYKQLVKETGCRYMRQVRGDNYCALRATAFQILSQNVDILNSYPNWDRELLDLPETLQEMYKCSWLKQWTFAGRLPSNDNNRFQVMHDCLSFLVEQKKLSAAMAKEDDRQAHFSALFNSGSVAEIKLFEALKLLMLKAALELHTANESGKEVPVFAWLLFARDTSEDPKNLMLNHLNPAGKTGGLEQVEMCLLGQALEVTIRVIRPSNVNQEDFITHYPDHMIDRWQKIDLIAEDDRHYNLTVK; this is encoded by the exons ATGGAGGCTGGAGATGTTGATAATTGCAAATACGTTAATATACTAGGAAAAAAGCTACGTGTTATTCAGTGCACTTTGAACTGCATGACACAGGAAGCTGCTGTTATTACACCAAGCACTAATAGCCAAGCTCAGGAAGAGAACGATGACATGGATGATGCAAGTAAAGAAGCATTTTTAAGGCAAATGTCGACAACAAATGAACCAGATGTCGACATTTACACCGCATCCGGAAGTAACAGTAATACCGTGCCATCTAACAATAATCAAACACCACcacaaaacaatgaaaaccTTTCACAGGAGAACAGAAACAGGGAGGAGGAAGTTGACAGTGGAAATGAAGAAGGCCCTGAAGATGCAAATGAGGGCGTAGATGGTGTCAGTTCTTCCACAAATGAGGCAATAACTTCTGAAGAAGAACTTGAAGCGACTGATGTAGAAGATGCCGTAAATCTTGCTCTTACAATAGATGAAGATTTGCCTCAGTTTGTATTTGACTATGAAGTAGAAACTGAAGAATTTAATTCTGGTCCTCAAGAAGTAATGGGTGCAGCACTCTCAGTACCGGATAGCAATAACTTGAGTGAAGCAACTGCTGCAAATCCTAAGGAAAATACAATGCATGAACCTGCAGAGACTGAAGAAGAAAACACAACTCGACCTGATGATATGGCTTTGGCACCTGCGCCGTCTCAAGATGAGACTGTAGGACAAAGCTTTCCATCGGAGTTAGATCAAATGCCTACTGACGCCCTTGTGAGTCTGTCAAGCAAACTGGATATTTTAGCTTATGCCAAATCAGAATGGAAGGGCACAACATTTACTGCAAAATGTCTAAGAAGAGGTTACAAACAACTTGTCAAGGAAACAGGTTGTAGATACATGCGCCAAGTGCGAGGGGACAATTACTGTGCATTAAGGGCCACTGCATTTCAAATTCTTTCACAAAATGTAGATATTCTGAACAGTTATCCAAACTGGGACCGAGAACTGCTTGATCTTCCCGAAACACTGCAAGAAATGTATAAGTGCAGCTGGTTAAAACAGTGGACTTTTGCTGGCCGCTTGCCATCCAATGACAACAATAGATTTCAAGTTATGCATGACTGCCTTTCGTTTTTAGTTGAACAAAAGAAGTTGTCAGCTGCCATGGCAAAGGAAGATGACAGACAGGCACACTTTTCTGCTTTATTCAATTCGGGTTCTGTTGCAGAAATAAAACTCTTTGAAGCTTTAAAGCTTCTCATGCTGAAAGCTGCCTTAGAACTTCACACAGCAAATGAAAGTGGTAAAGAAGTACCTGTGTTTGCATGGCTGTTGTTTGCGAGAGACACAAGTGAAGATCCTAAAAACTTAATGCTCAATCATTTGAACCCAGCTGGAAAAACCGGAGGCTTGGAACAG GTTGAAATGTGTCTATTGGGTCAAGCACTTGAAGTAACAATCCGTGTTATTCGTCCTTCCAATGTTAATCAGGAGGATTTCATTACTCACTATCCAGATCATATGATAGACAGATGGCAGAAAATTGATCTCATTGCAGAGGATGACAGACATTACAATTTGACAGTGAAATAA
- the LOC143462742 gene encoding uncharacterized protein LOC143462742: MDDLLSEQTPKLIFFFIFALTIYQSMQHAEGQQDQISTVERVKVSDDLIEMIKARNVILANPDNISIVASTPITEISSTQLTQSTAFTTEPWSAVPDNFTFCNKKPKFKLGSGSIITFMLRLKLCQFMARKPWFEEACEDREYNITDYYSAVYAKFCQPYAFLDRCKGIGEEKKNHSDNSLQFLQRWMRQRKIKLWEVNATLGRQNSSSFVFFDTNYCNSIESYFYSLEENDTRTEKSTTDRNEQDAPFSNVQYTEWFLTYRPFCESVACGVSLKDYKDASLTAYDCATDSCRPAIVFVMVFDSILALVIVVANVLVLLVAARTPIMRNIPGYFKISLAVADLIVGVFVLPGSVYHHHVLSMEALPYRQEGQMPHATDYFNQYYLNFMGFFTVLSFSVSVYTMGAASMDRYLAITRPFRYRQGKYLTTQRSVVVFVVIWLFGILLGIYPVFTRHHYTISALGLTLSTGMTAIVVYAMTLGLPLLAVWCINGLMLSQVCREGKRRRSMSAKHMTANRTVSERVEPECRKVVSSAYYGNNNLSRLPTTDTTVNDDVFEDANKLSKNRIRSVVDKFKNIRKSKNEQTVPSRGVKPSLQKTSSSMSNTDNVERRLAKTLAVMIGAFTIALLPGIIVLSIQPALGAFISPQSFPKSYSSYAANVYMSAEYVASRLFLSNSFWNCIIYSIRNRHFRRALVDSFICNEEHRRHRRQSASRTISSSSSKINPKGKQLKKMASSDSWFGGQSNAEIRRDTQVWDLSNSSRKNSDESKTGSNIPPK, encoded by the exons ATGGACGACTTGCTGAGCGAGCAAACACCAAAGTTAATCTTTTTCTTCATATTTGCCTTGACAATCTATCAGAGTATGCAACATGCCGAAGGGCAGCAAGACCAAATTTCAACCGTTGAAAGAGTAAAAGTTTCTGACGATCTGATAGAAATGATAAAAGCTAGAAACGTGATATTGGCAAATCCTGATAATATTTCGATTGTTGCGAGTACTCCTATCACAGAGATATCCAGCACGCAACTCACGCAAAGTACCGCCTTCACTACGGAGCCATGGTCTGCAGTTCCTGataatttcacattttgtaataaaaagcCTAAATTTAAACTCGGTTCCGGCTCCATAATTACCTTCATGCTGAGATTAAAGTTATGTCAATTTATGGCAAGGAAACCATGGTTTGAAGAAGCCTGTGAAGACAGAGAATACAATATCACAGATTACTATAGTGCTGTTTATGCCAAATTTTGCCAGCCTTATGCTTTCCTTGACCGCTGTAAAGGAATCGGAGAGGAAAAAAAGAACCATTCGGACAATTCACTGCAGTTCCTGCAACGCTGGATGCGCCAGCGGAAGATTAAGCTTTGGGAGGTTAATGCTACTCTTGGCAGGCAGAATTCTTCttcttttgtcttttttgACACCAATTATTGTAATTCCATCGAGTCGTATTTTTACTCGTTGGAAGAAAACGACACCAGAACCGAAAAGTCAACAACGGATCGAAACGAACAAGATGCACCCTTCTCAAATGTTCAATATACGGAATGGTTCTTAACTTACAGGCCTTTCTGCGAATCAGTAGCTTGTGGAGTTTCTTTGAAAGATTACAAGGACGCCTCTCTTACCGCTTATGACTGTGCAACTGACTCATGTAGACCCGCTATTGTATTTGTGATGGTCTTCGATTCCATTCTCGCTTTGGTAATCGTCGTAGCAAACGTGTTAGTGCTTTTGGTTGCAGCACGCACCCCGATTATGCGGAATATTCCaggttattttaaaatttctttggcGGTTGCTGATCTCATTGTAGGCGTTTTTGTACTGCCCGGCAGCGTTTACCATCACCACGTATTGTCCATGGAAGCCCTACCCTACAGACAAGAAGGTCAAATGCCCCATGCTACTGATTATTTTAATCAGTATTACTTGAACTTTATGGGCTTTTTTACGGTTTTATCCTTTTCAGTATCTGTTTACACAATGGGAGCAGCCAGTATGGACCGTTATTTAGCAATCACGAGGCCCTTTCGTTATCGACAAGGCAAATACCTAACGACTCAGCGTTCAGttgtagtttttgttgttatttggTTGTTCGGTATTTTGCTTGGAATCTATCCAGTTTTTACACGCCACCACTACACCATTTCTGCACTTGGCCTGACCCTTTCAACGGGAATGACAGCAATCGTGGTGTATGCTATGACCCTAGGTCTGCCTCTGCTAGCAGTGTGGTGCATTAACGGTTTGATGCTGTCCCAAGTATGCAGGGAAGGAAAACGGAGACGGTCAATGTCCGCAAAACACATGACGGCTAACCGTACGGTTTCCGAACGTGTCGAGCCAGAATGCAGAAAAGTAGTTTCATCGGCTTATTACGGCAACAATAACTTGTCACGTCTTCCTACAACTGACACGACTGTCAATGACGACGTTTTTGAAGATGCAAACAAACTAAGCAAAAACAGAATTAGATCCGT TGTTGACAAATTTAAGAACATTCGAAAAAGCAAGAATGAACAAACGGTACCATCTAGAGGG GTAAAACCTTCGTTGCAGAAGACGAGTTCGTCAATGTCAAACACGGACAACGTTGAACGACGTTTGGCCAAAACGCTGGCTGTTATGATCGGGGCATTTACTATTGCTTTACTGCCTGGTATTATCGTGCTATCCATACAACCGGCGCTTGGAGC atTTATCTCTCCTCAAAGCTTCCCGAAATCTTATTCATCTTATGCGGCAAACGTTTATATGTCTGCGGAGTATGTCGCATCTCGACTCTTCTTGTCAAACTCCTTCTGGAATTGCATCATTTACAGCATCAGAAATCGTCACTTCCGTCGAGCACTGGTAGATTCTTTTATCTGTAATGAGGAGCATCGACGTCACCGACGTCAATCTGCATCCAGGACAATCAGTTCCTCCTCGTCCAAGATCAACCCGAAAGGAAAACAATTGAAGAAGATGGCGAGTTCGGATAGCTGGTTTGGTGGCCAGTCCAACGCCGAAATCCGGCGGGATACTCAAGTTTGGGACCTGTCGAATTCCTCAAGAAAAAATAGTGATGAAAGTAAGACTGGATCCAATATTCCACCAAAGTAG